The following proteins are encoded in a genomic region of Prionailurus viverrinus isolate Anna chromosome E3, UM_Priviv_1.0, whole genome shotgun sequence:
- the USP42 gene encoding ubiquitin carboxyl-terminal hydrolase 42 isoform X2: MTIVDKASESSDPPAYQNQPGSSEAASPGDMDAGSASWGAVSSLNDVSNHTLSLGPVPGAVVYSSSSVPDKSKPSPQKDQALGDGIAPPQKVLFPSEKICLKWQQTHRVGAGLQNLGNTCFANAALQCLTYTPPLANYMLSHEHSKTCHAEGFCMMCTMQAHITQALSNPGDVIKPMFVINEMRRIARHFRFGNQEDAHEFLQYTVDAMQKACLNGSNKLDRHTQATTLVCQIFGGYLRSRVKCLNCKGVSDTFDPYLDITLEIKAAQSVNKALEQFVKPEQLDGENSYKCSKCKKMVPASKRFTIHRSSNVLTLSLKRFANFTGGKIAKDVKYPEYLDIRPYMSQPNGEPIIYVLYAVLVHTGFNCHAGHYFCYIKASNGLWYQMNDSIVSTSDIRSVLSQQAYVLFYIRSHDVKNGGELTHSTHSPGQSSPRPVISQRVVSNKQAASGFMGPQLPSHVIKNPPHLNGTGPLKEAPSSSMSSPSGNSSVSRAGSVNASTSVQNWSVNRPSVIPEHPKKQKITISIHNKLPVRQGQSQPSLHGPSLDTPSKPVPSSTVTSSAMQSTSSASMTAVSSKVTKQMTPSESCSKPVMNGKSKLRSSVLVPYGAESSEESDEEAKGLGKENGLGTIESSNSSVQDAEDDEASPLELREPVALNGADSPDSDLKENGLPCDGARCPVQPALHSENPFSKANGLPGKSMPAPLPPLPEDNILETFKLGSKVKGATEETSSPGTEEGPAEGPGAELEPGSPSPDSREKPETLTSLSSKLKKASPPSDPSIQSTKEEVSENIAAKPEEFSPGADDLCGSTRNGAGDDPLPKPCGPGDLTDDQSRPAQAASGTRTDSPLASAVVEAAQGSSPSPPARSEGACEHEPFCVTGDKRADTDTEGPWKGAGAAAADLPSPQVDTGTEHRSEGGPEQSHGEKREENKVGQKVPDRSPVKEKISILRRVDRGHYRNRRDRSSSGERARESRSKTEDRYHRKRRSYTRERPRQDRYRTEHCGGSQHHPCHGERASPGEPRSLARYGHHHPRSRGGSEQEWGRYHHSEGEHPWAREKYYPEKLRWDKCRYYHDRYALYAAREWRPFHERPYDKAAAAGRPYRDCYRSRKGCEAAAKGKGRHRFSPRAGPPPAPLPYPEKHPHEKLAPGAEDDTCDLAGRFHDHENVKSRKRRYDSLENGDGRGEKRAWRGAQKEPLEEPKAKKHKKSKKKKKSKDKHRDRDSRHQQDSDLSVACSDADLHRHKKKKKKKKRHSRKSEDFVKDSEPHLPKAASHETVDRFRRTDGAFPLTDGLPLEGVGPFCEKRKHLRMGSRDDRCPLSECGQGD, encoded by the exons ATGACCATAGTTGACAAAGCTTCTGAATCCTCAGACCCACCAGCCTATCAGAATCAGCCTGGCAGCTCAGAGGCGGCCTCACCTGGAGACATGGATGCAGGTTCTGCCAGCTGGGGGGCCGTGTCTTCGTTAAATGATGTCTCAAACCACACGCTTTCTCTAGGACCAGTACCTGGTGCTGTAGTTTATTCCAGTTCATCTGTACCTGATAAATCAAAGCCGTCACCACAAAAGGATCAAG ccCTAGGTGATGGCATTGCTCCTCCACAAAAAGTTCTTTTCCCATCTGAGAAAATTTGTCTTAAGTGGCAACAAACTCACAGAGTTGGAGCCGGGCTCCAGAATTTGGGCAACACCTGTTTTGCCAATGCAGCATTGCAGTGTTTGACTTACACGCCGCCTCTTGCCAATTACATGCTATCACATGAGCACTCCAAGACAT GTCACGCAGAAGGATTTTGTATGATGTGTACCATGCAAGCACATATCACCCAGGCACTCAGTAATCCTGGGGATGTTATTAAGCCGATGTTTGTCATTAATGAGATGCGGC GTATAGCTAGGCACTTCCGCTTTGGAAACCAAGAAGATGCCCATGAATTCCTTCAGTACACTGTTGATGCTATGCAAAAAGCATGCTTGAATGGCAGCAATAA attagACAGACACACCCAGGCTACCACACTCGTTTGTCAGATATTTGGAGGATACCTAAGATCTAGAG ttaagTGTTTAAATTGCAAAGGTGTCTCCGATACGTTCGATCCGTATCTCGATATAACGTTGGAGATAAAG gctGCTCAGAGTGTGAACAAGGCGCTGGAGCAGTTCGTGAAGCCCGAGCAGCTCGACGGGGAAAACTCGTACAAGTGCAGCAA GTGTAAAAAGATGGTTCCAGCTTCCAAGAGGTTTACTATACACAGATCCTCTAATGTTCTTACACTTTCTCTGAAACGGTTTGCAAATTTTACTGGTGGAAAAATTGCTAAG GATGTGAAATACCCTGAGTACCTTGACATCCGACCGTACATGTCTCAACCAAACGGGGAACCGATTATTTATGTCCTGTATGCAGTACTGGTCCACACCGGCTTTAACTGCCATGCTGGCCACTACTTCTGCTACATCAAA GCTAGCAATGGCCTCTGGTATCAGATGAACGACTCCATCGTATCCACCAGTGATATTAGATCGGTACTCAGTCAACAAGCTTACGTACTCTTTTATATCAG GTCCCACGATGTGAAAAATGGAGGTGAACTCACGCATTCCACTCACAGCCCCGGCCAGTCCTCGCCCCGACCCGTAATCAGCCAGCGGGTTGTCAGCAACAAACAGGCCGCATCAGGGTTTATGGGACCACAGCTTCCCTCTCATGTGATAAAG AACCCACCTCACTTAAATGGGACCGGACCATTGAAAGAAGCACCGAGCAGCTCCATGTCAAGTCCTAGTGGAAATTCCAGTGTCAGCCGGGCCGGGTCTGTTAATGCTTCGACTTCTGTTCAGAACTGGTCCGTTAACAGGCCCTCTGTGATTCCAGAAcatcccaagaaacaaaaaatcacGATCAGTATTCACAACAAGTTACCTGTTCGCCAAGGCCAGTCTCAGCCCAGCCTTCACGGCCCTTCTCTGGACACCCCGAGCAAGCCGGTTCCCTCCTCCACCGTCACCAGTTCTGCAATGCAGTCTACCTCGAGCGCATCTATGACAGCAGTTTCTAGCAAAGTCACGAAGCAGATGACCCCGAGTGAGTCCTGTTCTAAGCCTGTGATGAACGGCAAGTCCAAGCTGCGCTCCAGTGTCCTGGTGCCCTACGGTGCCGAGTCGTCCGAGGAGTCTGACGAGGAGGCAAAGGGCCTGGGCAAGGAGAACGGTCTCGGTACGATCGAGAGCTCGAACTCTTCCGTGCAGGATGCTGAAGACGACGAGGCCTCTCCGCTCGAGCTTCGAGAGCCTGTCGCTCTAAATGGTGCTGACAGTCCAGACAGCGACCTGAAAGAGAACGGTCTGCCCTGCGATGGTGCCCGCTGCCCAGTCCAGCCTGCCCTACACTCAGAAAATCCCTTTTCTAAGGCGAACGGTCTTCCCGGAAAG TCGATGCccgctcccctgccccctctcccggAAGACAACATCTTAGAGACCTTCAAACTCGGCAGCAAAGTGAAAGGTGCCACCGAAGAGACAAG TTCACCTGGAACCGAGGAAGGTCCTGCAGAGGGTCCCGGCGCAGAGCTCGAGCCTGGCAGCCCCTCTCCCGATTCCCGGGAGAAACCGGAGACACTCACGAGTCTTAGCAGCAAATTAAAGAAGGCCTCGCCACCCTCGGACCCCAGCATCCAATCTACCAAAGAAGAAGTCTCTGAAAACATTGCAGCAAAACCCGAGGAGTTTTCGCCCGGTGCCGACGATCTCTGCGGCAGCACCAGGAACGGCGCGGGGGACGATCCGCTCCCTAAGCCGTGCGGCCCCGGGGATTTAACAGACGACCAGAGCAGACCAGCCCAGGCTGCATCAGGGACGCGCACAGACAGCCCGCTGGCCTCGGCCGTCGTGGAGGCGGCGCAGGGTTCGAGCCCAAGTCCCCCGGCTCGTTCCGAGGGCGCCTGCGAGCACGAGCCCTTCTGCGTCACCGGAGACAAGCGCGCGGACACGGACACGGAGGGCCCTTGGAAGGGCGCGGGCGCGGCCGCCGCcgacctcccctctccccaagtaGACACGGGTACAGAGCATCGCTCGGAAGGGGGCCCCGAGCAGAGCCACGGCGAAAAACGTGAAGAAAATAAGGTGGGACAGAAAGTTCCAGATCGCTCTCCGGTTAAGGAAAAAATCAGTATCCTCAGAAGAGTTGACCGAGGACATTATCGCAACCGAAGAGATCGTTCCTCCAGCGGAGAACGCGCGAGGGAGAGCCGGAGCAAGACCGAGGACCGCTACCACCGAAAGCGGCGCTCGTACACGAGGGAGCGGCCCAGGCAGGACCGCTACAGGACGGAGCACTGCGGCGGGAGCCAGCACCACCCCTGCCACGGCGAGCGGGCCAGCCCCGGCGAGCCGCGCTCCCTGGCCAGGTACGGCCACCACCACCCTCGGAGCCGGGGCGGCTCGGAGCAGGAGTGGGGCCGGTACCACCACTCGGAGGGCGAGCACCCCTGGGCCCGGGAGAAGTACTACCCCGAGAAGCTGCGCTGGGACAAGTGCCGGTATTACCACGACAGGTACGCCCTGTACGCGGCGCGGGAGTGGAGGCCCTTCCACGAGCGCCCGTACGACAAGGCGGCCGCGGCCGGCCGGCCCTACCGGGACTGCTACAGGAGCAGGAAGGGCTGCGAGGCGGCCGCTAAGGGGAAGGGTCGGCACCGCTTCAGCCCCCGCGCCggcccgccccccgcgcccctcCCCTACCCCGAGAAGCACCCCCACGAGAAGCTCGCGCCTGGAGCCGAAGACGACACCTGTGACCTCGCCGGCCGGTTTCACGACCACGAGAACGTCAAGTCGCGGAAACGGAGGTACGACAGCCTGGAAAACGGCGACGGTCGCGGAGAAAAGAGAGCCTGGAGAGGCGCACAGAAGGAGCCTTTGGAAGAGCCGAAAGCGAAGAAGcacaaaaaatcaaagaagaaaaagaaatccaaagacaAACACCGAGACCGAGATTCCAG
- the USP42 gene encoding ubiquitin carboxyl-terminal hydrolase 42 isoform X1: MTIVDKASESSDPPAYQNQPGSSEAASPGDMDAGSASWGAVSSLNDVSNHTLSLGPVPGAVVYSSSSVPDKSKPSPQKDQALGDGIAPPQKVLFPSEKICLKWQQTHRVGAGLQNLGNTCFANAALQCLTYTPPLANYMLSHEHSKTCHAEGFCMMCTMQAHITQALSNPGDVIKPMFVINEMRRIARHFRFGNQEDAHEFLQYTVDAMQKACLNGSNKLDRHTQATTLVCQIFGGYLRSRVKCLNCKGVSDTFDPYLDITLEIKAAQSVNKALEQFVKPEQLDGENSYKCSKCKKMVPASKRFTIHRSSNVLTLSLKRFANFTGGKIAKDVKYPEYLDIRPYMSQPNGEPIIYVLYAVLVHTGFNCHAGHYFCYIKASNGLWYQMNDSIVSTSDIRSVLSQQAYVLFYIRSHDVKNGGELTHSTHSPGQSSPRPVISQRVVSNKQAASGFMGPQLPSHVIKNPPHLNGTGPLKEAPSSSMSSPSGNSSVSRAGSVNASTSVQNWSVNRPSVIPEHPKKQKITISIHNKLPVRQGQSQPSLHGPSLDTPSKPVPSSTVTSSAMQSTSSASMTAVSSKVTKQMTPSESCSKPVMNGKSKLRSSVLVPYGAESSEESDEEAKGLGKENGLGTIESSNSSVQDAEDDEASPLELREPVALNGADSPDSDLKENGLPCDGARCPVQPALHSENPFSKANGLPGKSMPAPLPPLPEDNILETFKLGSKVKGATEETSSPGTEEGPAEGPGAELEPGSPSPDSREKPETLTSLSSKLKKASPPSDPSIQSTKEEVSENIAAKPEEFSPGADDLCGSTRNGAGDDPLPKPCGPGDLTDDQSRPAQAASGTRTDSPLASAVVEAAQGSSPSPPARSEGACEHEPFCVTGDKRADTDTEGPWKGAGAAAADLPSPQVDTGTEHRSEGGPEQSHGEKREENKVGQKVPDRSPVKEKISILRRVDRGHYRNRRDRSSSGERARESRSKTEDRYHRKRRSYTRERPRQDRYRTEHCGGSQHHPCHGERASPGEPRSLARYGHHHPRSRGGSEQEWGRYHHSEGEHPWAREKYYPEKLRWDKCRYYHDRYALYAAREWRPFHERPYDKAAAAGRPYRDCYRSRKGCEAAAKGKGRHRFSPRAGPPPAPLPYPEKHPHEKLAPGAEDDTCDLAGRFHDHENVKSRKRRYDSLENGDGRGEKRAWRGAQKEPLEEPKAKKHKKSKKKKKSKDKHRDRDSRHQQDSDLSVACSDADLHRHKKKKKKKKRHSRKSEDFVKDSEPHLPKAASHETVDRFRRTDGAFPLTDGLPLEGVGPFCEKRKHLRMGSRDDRCPLSECGQGKRRYLELRI; this comes from the exons ATGACCATAGTTGACAAAGCTTCTGAATCCTCAGACCCACCAGCCTATCAGAATCAGCCTGGCAGCTCAGAGGCGGCCTCACCTGGAGACATGGATGCAGGTTCTGCCAGCTGGGGGGCCGTGTCTTCGTTAAATGATGTCTCAAACCACACGCTTTCTCTAGGACCAGTACCTGGTGCTGTAGTTTATTCCAGTTCATCTGTACCTGATAAATCAAAGCCGTCACCACAAAAGGATCAAG ccCTAGGTGATGGCATTGCTCCTCCACAAAAAGTTCTTTTCCCATCTGAGAAAATTTGTCTTAAGTGGCAACAAACTCACAGAGTTGGAGCCGGGCTCCAGAATTTGGGCAACACCTGTTTTGCCAATGCAGCATTGCAGTGTTTGACTTACACGCCGCCTCTTGCCAATTACATGCTATCACATGAGCACTCCAAGACAT GTCACGCAGAAGGATTTTGTATGATGTGTACCATGCAAGCACATATCACCCAGGCACTCAGTAATCCTGGGGATGTTATTAAGCCGATGTTTGTCATTAATGAGATGCGGC GTATAGCTAGGCACTTCCGCTTTGGAAACCAAGAAGATGCCCATGAATTCCTTCAGTACACTGTTGATGCTATGCAAAAAGCATGCTTGAATGGCAGCAATAA attagACAGACACACCCAGGCTACCACACTCGTTTGTCAGATATTTGGAGGATACCTAAGATCTAGAG ttaagTGTTTAAATTGCAAAGGTGTCTCCGATACGTTCGATCCGTATCTCGATATAACGTTGGAGATAAAG gctGCTCAGAGTGTGAACAAGGCGCTGGAGCAGTTCGTGAAGCCCGAGCAGCTCGACGGGGAAAACTCGTACAAGTGCAGCAA GTGTAAAAAGATGGTTCCAGCTTCCAAGAGGTTTACTATACACAGATCCTCTAATGTTCTTACACTTTCTCTGAAACGGTTTGCAAATTTTACTGGTGGAAAAATTGCTAAG GATGTGAAATACCCTGAGTACCTTGACATCCGACCGTACATGTCTCAACCAAACGGGGAACCGATTATTTATGTCCTGTATGCAGTACTGGTCCACACCGGCTTTAACTGCCATGCTGGCCACTACTTCTGCTACATCAAA GCTAGCAATGGCCTCTGGTATCAGATGAACGACTCCATCGTATCCACCAGTGATATTAGATCGGTACTCAGTCAACAAGCTTACGTACTCTTTTATATCAG GTCCCACGATGTGAAAAATGGAGGTGAACTCACGCATTCCACTCACAGCCCCGGCCAGTCCTCGCCCCGACCCGTAATCAGCCAGCGGGTTGTCAGCAACAAACAGGCCGCATCAGGGTTTATGGGACCACAGCTTCCCTCTCATGTGATAAAG AACCCACCTCACTTAAATGGGACCGGACCATTGAAAGAAGCACCGAGCAGCTCCATGTCAAGTCCTAGTGGAAATTCCAGTGTCAGCCGGGCCGGGTCTGTTAATGCTTCGACTTCTGTTCAGAACTGGTCCGTTAACAGGCCCTCTGTGATTCCAGAAcatcccaagaaacaaaaaatcacGATCAGTATTCACAACAAGTTACCTGTTCGCCAAGGCCAGTCTCAGCCCAGCCTTCACGGCCCTTCTCTGGACACCCCGAGCAAGCCGGTTCCCTCCTCCACCGTCACCAGTTCTGCAATGCAGTCTACCTCGAGCGCATCTATGACAGCAGTTTCTAGCAAAGTCACGAAGCAGATGACCCCGAGTGAGTCCTGTTCTAAGCCTGTGATGAACGGCAAGTCCAAGCTGCGCTCCAGTGTCCTGGTGCCCTACGGTGCCGAGTCGTCCGAGGAGTCTGACGAGGAGGCAAAGGGCCTGGGCAAGGAGAACGGTCTCGGTACGATCGAGAGCTCGAACTCTTCCGTGCAGGATGCTGAAGACGACGAGGCCTCTCCGCTCGAGCTTCGAGAGCCTGTCGCTCTAAATGGTGCTGACAGTCCAGACAGCGACCTGAAAGAGAACGGTCTGCCCTGCGATGGTGCCCGCTGCCCAGTCCAGCCTGCCCTACACTCAGAAAATCCCTTTTCTAAGGCGAACGGTCTTCCCGGAAAG TCGATGCccgctcccctgccccctctcccggAAGACAACATCTTAGAGACCTTCAAACTCGGCAGCAAAGTGAAAGGTGCCACCGAAGAGACAAG TTCACCTGGAACCGAGGAAGGTCCTGCAGAGGGTCCCGGCGCAGAGCTCGAGCCTGGCAGCCCCTCTCCCGATTCCCGGGAGAAACCGGAGACACTCACGAGTCTTAGCAGCAAATTAAAGAAGGCCTCGCCACCCTCGGACCCCAGCATCCAATCTACCAAAGAAGAAGTCTCTGAAAACATTGCAGCAAAACCCGAGGAGTTTTCGCCCGGTGCCGACGATCTCTGCGGCAGCACCAGGAACGGCGCGGGGGACGATCCGCTCCCTAAGCCGTGCGGCCCCGGGGATTTAACAGACGACCAGAGCAGACCAGCCCAGGCTGCATCAGGGACGCGCACAGACAGCCCGCTGGCCTCGGCCGTCGTGGAGGCGGCGCAGGGTTCGAGCCCAAGTCCCCCGGCTCGTTCCGAGGGCGCCTGCGAGCACGAGCCCTTCTGCGTCACCGGAGACAAGCGCGCGGACACGGACACGGAGGGCCCTTGGAAGGGCGCGGGCGCGGCCGCCGCcgacctcccctctccccaagtaGACACGGGTACAGAGCATCGCTCGGAAGGGGGCCCCGAGCAGAGCCACGGCGAAAAACGTGAAGAAAATAAGGTGGGACAGAAAGTTCCAGATCGCTCTCCGGTTAAGGAAAAAATCAGTATCCTCAGAAGAGTTGACCGAGGACATTATCGCAACCGAAGAGATCGTTCCTCCAGCGGAGAACGCGCGAGGGAGAGCCGGAGCAAGACCGAGGACCGCTACCACCGAAAGCGGCGCTCGTACACGAGGGAGCGGCCCAGGCAGGACCGCTACAGGACGGAGCACTGCGGCGGGAGCCAGCACCACCCCTGCCACGGCGAGCGGGCCAGCCCCGGCGAGCCGCGCTCCCTGGCCAGGTACGGCCACCACCACCCTCGGAGCCGGGGCGGCTCGGAGCAGGAGTGGGGCCGGTACCACCACTCGGAGGGCGAGCACCCCTGGGCCCGGGAGAAGTACTACCCCGAGAAGCTGCGCTGGGACAAGTGCCGGTATTACCACGACAGGTACGCCCTGTACGCGGCGCGGGAGTGGAGGCCCTTCCACGAGCGCCCGTACGACAAGGCGGCCGCGGCCGGCCGGCCCTACCGGGACTGCTACAGGAGCAGGAAGGGCTGCGAGGCGGCCGCTAAGGGGAAGGGTCGGCACCGCTTCAGCCCCCGCGCCggcccgccccccgcgcccctcCCCTACCCCGAGAAGCACCCCCACGAGAAGCTCGCGCCTGGAGCCGAAGACGACACCTGTGACCTCGCCGGCCGGTTTCACGACCACGAGAACGTCAAGTCGCGGAAACGGAGGTACGACAGCCTGGAAAACGGCGACGGTCGCGGAGAAAAGAGAGCCTGGAGAGGCGCACAGAAGGAGCCTTTGGAAGAGCCGAAAGCGAAGAAGcacaaaaaatcaaagaagaaaaagaaatccaaagacaAACACCGAGACCGAGATTCCAG